In Labrus bergylta chromosome 1, fLabBer1.1, whole genome shotgun sequence, one genomic interval encodes:
- the LOC136180469 gene encoding E3 ubiquitin-protein ligase TRIM39-like: MAAANYHRSEDQFLCSICLDVFNDPVTISCGHNFCKNCITEHWNTSDQYRCPICKKVFNTRPELHVNTLLSEMVGQFRDKAQQEASSSSSELQESKPGEVLCDVCTGPKLKALKSCLDCLVSYCETHLEPHLTASRLKRHQLIDPVENLEDRMCMKHDKPLELFCKTDQTCVCMLCSVLDHKTHKFVPLKEEYEEKKAELEETEAEIQQMIQKRQLKIQEIKHSVDLSKDDADREMAEGVRVFTALKKSVERGRAELIDTIEKKLKTTEKQAEAFIKELEQEICELMKRSTEVQQLSRSEDHLHLIQRVQSVNSAPPTKDWTEVNVCQPLYEETVRNAVAQLEETLSEEMKKLVQAELKRVQQYAVDVTLDPDTAQPNLILSEDGKQVHHGDVTKNLPDNPERFSSCVCVLGKQSFSSGRFYFEVQVKGKTDWDLGVVRESINRKGLITACPEKGFWSICLRNGNEYKACTGPSVCPSLKCRPEKVGVFVDYEEGLVSFYDVDSAALIYSFTDCSFTEKLFPCFSPSLNYGGKNSAPLIISPVSVK, translated from the coding sequence ATGGCTGCTGCAAACTATCATCGGTCTGAGGATCAGTTTCTctgctccatctgtctggatgtgTTCAATGATCCTGTCACCATATCATGTGGACACAACTTCTGCAAAAACTGCATCACTGAACACTGGAACACCAGCGACCAGTACAGGTGTCCAATATGTAAGAAGGTTTTTAACACCAGACCTGAGCTGCACGTCAACACTTTGCTCTCTGAGATGGTTGgtcagttcagagacaaagcTCAGCAggaagccagcagcagcagctcagagctACAAGAGTCCAAACCAGGAGAAGTTCTCTGTGACGTCTGCACTGGACCCAAACTGAAGGCCCTGAAGTCCTGCTTAGACTGTCTGGTCTCCTACTGTGAGACTCACCTGGAGCCTCATCTGACAGCTTCACGTCTGAAAAGACACCAGCTGATCGACCCTGTGGAGAACCTGGAGGACAGGATGTGTATGAAGCACGATAAACCTCTGGAGCTGTTCTGTAAGACCGATCAGACCTGTGTCTGcatgctctgctctgttttagaCCACAAGACACACAAGTTTGTTCCTCTGaaagaagaatatgaagaaaagaaggcagagctagaggagacagaggctgaaattcagCAGATGATCCAGAAAAGACAACTGAAGATTCAAGAGATCAAACACTCAGTGGACCTCAGTAAGGacgatgcagacagagagatggcAGAAGGTGTTCGAGTCTTCACCGCTCTGAAGAAGTCTGTTGAGAGAGGCCGGGCCGAGCTCATCGACACGATCGaaaagaagctgaaaacaacagagaaacaggCCGAAGCTTtcatcaaagagctggagcaggaaatctgtgagctgatgaagaggagcacTGAGGTGCAGCAGCTCTCACGCTCTGAAGACCACCTCCATCTAATCCAGAGAGTCCAGTCTGTTAACTCTGCTCCACCCACCAAAGACTGGACAGAGgttaatgtctgtcaaccactttatgaggagactgtgaggaacgctgtggctcagctggaggagactctcagtgaagagatgaagaagtTGGTTCAAgctgagctgaagagagtccagcaGTATGCTGTGGATGTAACTCTTGATCCTGATACAGCACAACCTAAtctcatcctgtctgaagatgGGAAACAAGTTCATCATGGTGATGTGACGAAGAATCTTCCAGACAACCCAGAGAGAttctcttcttgtgtttgtgttttaggaAAGCAGAGTTTCTCTTCAGGCAGATTTTACTTTGAGGTTCAGGTTAAAGGAAAGACTGATTGGGATTTAGGAGTGGTCAGAGAGTCCATCAACAGGAAGGGATTAATCACAGCGTGTCCTGAGAAAGGTTTCTGGAGTATATGTTTGAGAAATGGAAATGAATATAAAGCCTGTACTGGCCCTTCAGTCTGTCCCTCTCTGAAGTGTCGTCCTGAGAAGGTGGGGGTGTTTGTGGATTATGAGGAGGGTCTGGTCTCCTTTTATGATGtggactctgcagctctgatctactcctttacagactgctccttcaCTGAGAAACTCTTCCCTTGCTTCAGTCCTAGTCTGAATTATGGAGGTAAAAACTCTGCACCTCTGATCATCTCTCCTGTCAGTGTGAAATAA
- the LOC136180480 gene encoding ESF1 homolog yields the protein MFTSHLFNLDPSHPSYKKTNATQSILTEKQRRRDEEQRRLEDGLRDQGEGADRKQVAGKKREKDRDAAAAVDLTSKKAMDPSLSMLVKSIKSKTEQFQARKKQKLV from the coding sequence ATGTTCACCTCCCACCTCTTCAACCTGGACCCCTCCCACCCCAGCTACAAGAAGACCAACGCCACGCAGAGCATCCTGACGGAGAAGCAGCGCCGCAGAGACGAGGAGCAGCGGCGCCTGGAGGACGGGCTCAGAGATCAGGGGGAGGGAGCCGACAGGAAGCAGGTGGCGGGGAAGAAACGGGAAAAGGACCGTGACGCCGCGGCGGCGGTCGACCTCACCTCGAAGAAAGCGATGGACCCGAGTCTGTCTATGCTCGTCAAGTCGATTAAAAGCAAAACGGAGCAGTTTCAGGCTCgcaagaaacagaaactggTGTAG
- the LOC109976294 gene encoding E3 ubiquitin-protein ligase TRIM39-like, with translation MAAANYHWSEDQFLCSICLDVFNDPVTIPCGHNFCKNCITEHWNTSDQYRCPMCKEAFTNRPKLRVNTFISEMVGQFRDKAQQEASSSSSSELQESKPVEVLCEACTGPKLKALKSCLDCLVSYCETHLEPHLTASRLKRHQLIDPVENLEDRMCTKHDKPLELFCKTDQTCVCMLCSVLDHKTHKFVPLKEEYEEKKAELEETEAEIQQMIQKTRLKIQEIKHSVDLSKDDADREMAEGVRVFTALKESVERGRAEFINTIDKKLKTTKKQAEAFIKELEQEICELMKRSTDVQQLSRSEDHFHLIQRVQSVNSAPPTKDWTEVNVCQPLYEETVRNAVAQLEETLSEEMKKLLDQAELKRVQQYAVDVTLDPDTAHPDLILSEDGKQVHHGDVTKNLPDNPERFSLCVSVLGKQSFSSGRFYFEVQVKGKTCWFLGVVRESINRKGLITLSPEESLWSICLRNGNKYTALDDPPVRLSLKCRPEKVGVFVDYEEGLVSFYDVDSAALIYSFTDCSFTEKLFPYFSPYLNKGGKNSAPLVISPVSVK, from the coding sequence ATGGCTGCTGCAAACTATCATTGGTCTGAGGATCAGTTTCTctgctccatctgtctggatgtgTTCAATGATCCTGTCACCATACCATGTGGACACAACTTCTGCAAAAATTGCATCACTGAACACTGGAACACCAGCGACCAGTACAGGTGTCCAATGTGTAAGGAAGCTTTTACCAATAGACCTAAACTGAGGGTCAACACTTTCATCTCTGAGATGGTTGgtcagttcagagacaaagcTCAGCAggaagccagcagcagcagcagctcagagctACAAGAGTCCAAACCAGTAGAAGTTCTATGTGAAGCCTGCACTGGACCCAAACTGAAGGCCCTGAAGTCCTGCTTAGACTGTCTGGTCTCCTACTGTGAGACTCACCTGGAGCCTCATCTGACAGCTTCACGTCTGAAAAGACACCAGCTGATCGACCCTGTGGAGAACCTGGAGGACAGGATGTGTACGAAGCACGATAAACCTCTGGAGCTGTTCTGTAAGACCGATCAGACCTGTGTCTGcatgctctgctctgttttagaCCACAAGACACACAAGTTTGTTCCTCTGaaagaagaatatgaagaaaagaaggcagagctggaggagacagaggctgaaattcagCAGATGATCCAGAAAACTCGACTGAAGATTCAGGAGATCAAACACTCAGTGGACCTCAGTAAGGacgatgcagacagagagatggcAGAAGGTGTTCGAGTCTTCACCGCTCTGAAGGAGTCTGTTGAGAGAGGCCGGGCCGAGTTCATCAACACGATCGACaagaagctgaaaacaacaaagaaacaggcCGAAGCTTtcatcaaagagctggagcaggaaatctgtgagctgatgaagaggagcacTGATGTGCAGCAGCTCTCACGCTCTGAAGACCACTTCCATCTAATCCAGAGAGTCCAGTCTGTTAACTCTGCTCCACCCACCAAAGACTGGACAGAGgttaatgtctgtcaaccactttatgaggagactgtgaggaacgctgtggctcagctggaggagactctcagtgaagagatgaagaagtTGTTGGATCAAgctgagctgaagagagtccagcaGTATGCTGTGGATGTAACTCTTGATCCTGATACAGCACATCCTGATCTCATACTGTCTGAAGATGGGAAACAAGTTCATCATGGTGACGTGACGAAGAATCTTCCAGACAACCCAGAGAGATTCTCTCTTTGTGTTAGTGTTTTAGGAAAGCAGAGTTTCTCTTCAGGCAGATTTTACTTCGAGGTTCAGGTTAAAGGAAAGACTTGTTGGTTTTTAGGAGTGGTCAGAGAGTCCATCAACAGGAAGGGATTAATCACACTGAGTCCTGAGGAGAGTTTGTGGTCTATATGTTTGAGAAATGGAAATAAGTACACAGCCCTTGATGACCCTCCAGTCCGTCTCTCTCTGAAGTGTCGTCCTGAGAAGGTGGGGGTGTTTGTGGATTATGAGGAGGGTCTGGTCTCCTTTTATGATGtggactctgcagctctgatctactcctttacagactgctccttcaCTGAGAAACTCTTCCCTTACTTCAGTCCCTATCTTAATAAAGGAGGCAAAAACTCTGCACCTCTGGTCATCTCTCCTGTCAGTGTGAAATAA